Proteins from one Sylvia atricapilla isolate bSylAtr1 chromosome 1, bSylAtr1.pri, whole genome shotgun sequence genomic window:
- the LOC136374158 gene encoding feather beta keratin-like yields MSQGHGTRLSRPSMTRIKAGPEPLSLTHFSSDLLLLLTTSPGTLHSTAMACNNLCTPCGPTPLANSCNEPCALQCQDSRVIINPSPVLVTLPGPIMTSFPQSTAVGSTSSAAVGTELSAQGQPISGGFGGFGYGLGYGRGFGYGLGGLGCYGRRGIC; encoded by the exons atgtCCCAAGGCCATGGGACAAGGCTGTCCCGCCCCTCCATGACCAGAATAAAAGCCGGCCCAGagcctctctccctcacacacttctcctcagaccttctcctcctgctgacaaCCAG TCCAGGGAccctccacagcacagccatggcCTGCAACAACCTCTGCACTCCCTGCGGACCCACcccgctggccaacagctgcaacgagccctgtgccctgcaatgcCAGGATTCCCGTGTCATCATCaacccttcccctgtgctggtcaccctgccaggacccatcatgacctccttcccccagagcaccGCCGTCGGATCCACCTCCTCGGCTGCCGTGGGCACTGaactcagtgcccagggacagcccatcTCTGGGGGATTTGGTGGCTTTGGCTACGGCCTTGGCTATGGCCGTGGATTTGGCTACGGCCTGGGAGGCCTGGGCTGCTACGGCAGAAGGGGCATCTGCTGA